One genomic window of Borreliella burgdorferi B31 includes the following:
- a CDS encoding chromate transporter, with amino-acid sequence MTKQMYKKKQKKIYEILDLFLLVFKTTTLTIGGGLIIISELKKIFVKKRKIISEDDFNKILATSNVIPGVTAINFVFLVGRKFGGFPCALLLVVAGILPSIIAIIMVFLYLKLVPDSIHVKKFLEGAKISSIIIMITVVLKFSKKMLNDSIIKWTICFLVIFAIFKLKIKISYILLIFFLVYTFKYITIKKILTK; translated from the coding sequence TTGACAAAACAAATGTATAAAAAGAAACAAAAAAAAATATATGAAATTCTGGACTTGTTTTTACTTGTCTTTAAAACAACAACACTTACAATTGGCGGAGGATTAATAATTATATCTGAGCTTAAAAAAATATTTGTTAAAAAAAGAAAAATAATATCTGAGGACGATTTTAACAAAATACTAGCAACATCAAATGTTATTCCTGGAGTTACAGCGATTAATTTTGTGTTCCTAGTAGGAAGAAAATTTGGAGGTTTTCCATGCGCACTTTTGCTCGTTGTTGCAGGAATTTTGCCTTCCATTATTGCAATAATAATGGTTTTCCTTTATCTAAAATTAGTACCAGATAGCATACATGTTAAAAAATTTCTCGAAGGTGCAAAAATATCTTCAATTATCATAATGATAACCGTTGTTTTAAAATTTTCCAAAAAAATGCTAAATGATTCTATAATAAAATGGACAATATGTTTTCTTGTAATTTTTGCAATTTTTAAATTAAAAATAAAAATATCATACATATTGTTAATTTTCTTTTTAGTATACACATTTAAATATATAACAATAAAAAAAATATTAACTAAATAG
- a CDS encoding mechanosensitive ion channel family protein has protein sequence MFKEFFIFQDYFNYIIEGVVGYGLKVSIAIVLWYFLKLIVSKMGKILFKTLEKSRLEEKLEVTVFNFLKSFFKILTDFVIVLIILPYLGVPTTSIIAVFGSLGLAIGLAAQNILSNFVSGFIVLNSKFFKCGDHIQCGDVEGLVADVQIFFTTLETFNKEIIKIPNSKLTSNFVVNFSSCTRRRVVFSFQVPYDTNIGLLKDKIEDLMIFNNKKFNVELCAPTLIVKKYTPYYIVLQVRFFVNTEVFWDFQYFVGESIQNVLLDMKIKVPICFVPFDKLY, from the coding sequence TTGTTTAAGGAGTTTTTTATATTTCAAGATTATTTTAATTATATTATTGAGGGCGTGGTAGGTTATGGTCTAAAAGTTTCGATTGCTATAGTGCTATGGTATTTTTTAAAGTTAATAGTTAGTAAAATGGGAAAAATTTTATTTAAAACTTTAGAAAAGTCCAGATTAGAGGAAAAGTTAGAAGTTACAGTTTTTAACTTTTTAAAATCTTTTTTTAAAATATTAACAGACTTTGTTATTGTTTTAATAATATTGCCATATCTTGGGGTGCCTACAACATCTATTATTGCTGTATTTGGATCATTAGGGCTTGCCATTGGGCTTGCTGCTCAGAATATTCTATCTAATTTTGTTAGTGGATTTATTGTTTTGAATTCTAAGTTTTTTAAGTGTGGAGATCATATTCAATGTGGAGATGTTGAAGGTTTGGTTGCAGATGTCCAAATTTTTTTTACTACACTTGAAACATTTAACAAAGAAATTATTAAAATTCCAAACAGTAAGCTTACATCCAATTTTGTTGTTAATTTTTCGTCATGTACTAGAAGAAGAGTTGTGTTTTCTTTTCAAGTTCCCTATGATACGAATATTGGTTTATTAAAGGATAAAATAGAGGATTTAATGATTTTCAATAATAAGAAATTTAATGTTGAGCTTTGTGCTCCTACTCTTATTGTTAAAAAATACACTCCTTATTATATAGTTTTGCAAGTTCGATTTTTTGTTAATACAGAGGTTTTTTGGGATTTTCAATATTTTGTTGGTGAGTCTATTCAAAATGTTTTATTGGATATGAAAATTAAGGTTCCAATTTGTTTTGTGCCTTTTGATAAGCTGTATTAA
- a CDS encoding lipid galactosyltransferase, whose protein sequence is MKVAIFTDTYIPEKNGVATSIKQIKEGFEKNGYEVYIFCPKSKKSLNEKNVYRCSSIQINKKLDAVIAFPNKRKISKIIQSYKPDIIHTHSEFSMGKIGKQIALKHNIPIVHTSHTMWDYYLHYLGIFKYFIKPDKMMRKHYNKIKHFIYPSSKAKERYFQLSNNSSNYKIIPNGVDRKLFIKTLSKEKKDEILKKHNIKQTDKIIIFVGRINKEKNINLLVTHLKDLLMQNNNYKLILIGKGSEEKEIKNFSIKHGLEKQILLIGTIPWEEIYYYYKISDIFASLSKSEVYPMTVIEALTAGIPAILINDYIYKDVIKEGINGFLIKKYENLSRYIDKVIKDDEILKKFKENAKKHSTKFSSYFFTKKIKNYYSEIIARKNH, encoded by the coding sequence ATGAAAGTCGCAATATTTACAGATACATATATCCCAGAAAAAAATGGAGTAGCAACATCAATAAAACAAATTAAAGAGGGATTTGAAAAAAATGGCTATGAGGTTTACATATTTTGCCCAAAATCCAAAAAATCTTTAAACGAAAAAAACGTTTACAGATGCTCATCTATTCAAATAAATAAAAAACTTGATGCTGTAATAGCTTTTCCCAATAAAAGAAAAATATCCAAAATAATACAAAGCTATAAACCAGACATCATTCATACTCACTCTGAATTTTCTATGGGAAAAATTGGAAAACAAATTGCATTAAAACACAACATACCAATAGTTCATACAAGCCATACAATGTGGGATTATTATTTGCATTACTTAGGAATTTTTAAATATTTTATCAAACCCGACAAAATGATGCGAAAACATTATAATAAAATAAAACATTTTATTTACCCATCAAGTAAAGCAAAAGAGAGATATTTCCAACTTTCAAATAATTCTTCTAACTATAAAATAATTCCAAATGGGGTTGATAGAAAGCTTTTTATAAAAACTCTAAGCAAAGAAAAAAAAGATGAAATTTTGAAAAAGCACAATATAAAGCAAACAGACAAAATAATAATATTTGTTGGAAGAATAAATAAAGAAAAAAATATAAATTTATTAGTAACACACTTAAAAGATCTTTTAATGCAAAACAATAATTATAAGCTTATACTTATTGGTAAAGGAAGTGAAGAAAAGGAAATAAAAAATTTTAGCATCAAACATGGGCTTGAAAAACAAATATTGCTAATAGGAACAATTCCATGGGAAGAAATATACTATTACTACAAAATTTCTGATATCTTTGCTAGCCTATCAAAAAGCGAAGTATATCCAATGACAGTAATAGAAGCATTAACCGCGGGAATACCTGCTATTTTAATAAATGATTATATATATAAAGACGTAATAAAAGAGGGGATAAACGGATTCTTAATAAAAAAATATGAAAACTTATCTCGGTACATAGACAAAGTAATAAAAGATGATGAAATACTAAAAAAATTTAAAGAAAATGCAAAAAAACACTCCACTAAATTTTCAAGCTATTTTTTCACAAAAAAAATTAAAAACTATTACTCAGAAATTATTGCAAGAAAAAATCATTAA
- the holA gene encoding DNA polymerase III subunit delta codes for MQAVYLLLGNEQGLKEAYLKELLIKMDAFKSEVSVTKIFLSELSAVGFAEKLFSNSFFSKKEIFIVYESELLKAGKDLELVCNSILKSNNKTVIFVSNSNTCNIDFKNKLKFIKKVFYEIPDDDKFTFVKRNFFNLNIKITDSAINLMLLMLNSDTKILKFYIDSFALFAKNNTIEEEDIASWISFIRFENTFSLFNSILRKDMTQSLIKIKSILDQGEDLLNILMSLIWQFKRLLKVQIDYNAYGSLQSALNKNKIFFSLNKIYRVGIKNYSIPEIKIVLKILYKFDLYLRIYSKNIHQNLSYFLIFSILKLNNNFLMHYSTESKFNF; via the coding sequence ATGCAAGCGGTTTATTTATTGTTGGGTAATGAGCAAGGTTTAAAAGAAGCCTATTTAAAAGAGCTTTTAATTAAAATGGATGCTTTTAAATCCGAAGTTTCAGTTACTAAAATTTTTTTGTCAGAACTCTCAGCTGTAGGATTTGCTGAGAAATTATTTTCCAATTCTTTTTTTTCAAAAAAAGAAATTTTTATTGTTTATGAGTCTGAACTTTTAAAAGCAGGAAAAGATTTAGAGCTAGTGTGTAATTCAATCTTAAAGTCTAACAATAAAACTGTTATTTTTGTTTCCAATAGCAATACATGTAACATTGATTTTAAGAATAAGCTTAAGTTTATAAAAAAAGTTTTTTATGAGATTCCTGATGATGATAAATTTACATTTGTAAAAAGAAATTTTTTTAATCTTAATATTAAAATTACAGATTCTGCAATAAATTTAATGCTTTTAATGTTAAATTCAGATACTAAAATTTTGAAATTTTATATAGATTCTTTTGCGCTTTTTGCCAAGAATAATACCATTGAGGAGGAAGATATAGCTTCTTGGATTAGTTTTATTCGCTTTGAGAACACCTTTTCCTTATTTAATTCAATTTTGAGAAAAGATATGACTCAGTCTTTGATCAAGATTAAGTCTATTTTGGATCAGGGAGAAGATTTGCTTAATATTTTAATGAGTCTTATTTGGCAATTTAAAAGATTATTAAAGGTGCAAATAGATTATAATGCATATGGGAGCTTGCAGAGTGCATTGAATAAAAATAAAATCTTTTTTTCATTAAATAAAATTTATAGAGTAGGAATTAAAAATTATTCAATTCCAGAAATTAAAATTGTTTTGAAAATTTTATATAAGTTTGATTTATATTTGAGAATTTATTCTAAAAATATTCATCAAAATTTGTCATATTTTTTAATATTCTCAATTTTAAAGCTTAATAATAATTTTTTAATGCATTATTCTACAGAATCAAAATTTAATTTTTAA
- the uvrC gene encoding excinuclease ABC subunit UvrC — protein sequence MKENLTNLFEKVIKLPTTSGCYKMLNENKKILYIGKAKNLRSRVKSYFLEKNSHKIKILMKNVKSIEVITTNSEYEALLLECNLIKTHKPDYNVKLKDGKGYPMVRITHEKYPRIFKTRKIINDKSEYFGPFTNVKKLDQVLDFINKTFKIRKCKKKSNAPCLYYHMGQCLGVCYKENLEKEYQKELDKAKSILNGNISEISSQIDIKLKHAIQKEDFETAIKLKEIRNSLIEINQIQIVTKTNNLNIDYVHVHPGENVNTIIVLKYRNGKLVERDANFDESICKENELILQFLIQYYTSINMIVPDKIHIFLKDIDTKNVEKLINEIKNTKTEIIYKETEEILKIMEMAISNAELSLREYENKSTKALESLKIVLEMDKLPKIIEGFDIAHLKGQETVASMVTFKMGMPFKENYRLYKLNSLLKGEIDDFKAIKEVISRRYSEIINNNLELPNLILIDGGKGQLNAALSILKGLKIENKVKVCSLAKKQETIFLTTNKKGINLPQGHPALRILQNVRDEAHRKANGFNKKRREKITLLYTKIHGIGEKTAQKILKSIGTYKDILPLSENEISEKIKVNVQLAKRIKEFAIKENSIKNNNQDK from the coding sequence ATGAAAGAGAACCTAACAAATTTATTCGAAAAAGTAATAAAATTACCAACCACAAGCGGTTGCTATAAGATGCTAAATGAAAATAAAAAAATACTCTATATTGGAAAAGCAAAAAATCTAAGATCAAGAGTAAAAAGTTATTTTTTAGAAAAAAATAGTCACAAAATCAAAATATTAATGAAAAATGTAAAATCAATAGAAGTTATTACAACAAATAGCGAATACGAAGCATTGCTTCTAGAGTGCAATCTAATTAAAACCCACAAACCTGATTACAATGTAAAATTAAAAGATGGAAAAGGTTACCCCATGGTGAGAATAACCCATGAAAAATATCCAAGAATTTTCAAAACCAGAAAAATAATTAATGACAAAAGCGAATATTTTGGACCATTTACCAATGTAAAAAAATTAGATCAAGTACTAGATTTTATTAACAAAACATTTAAGATTAGAAAGTGTAAAAAAAAATCCAATGCTCCTTGCCTATATTACCATATGGGACAGTGCCTTGGAGTATGCTACAAGGAAAACCTTGAAAAAGAATATCAAAAAGAGCTAGATAAGGCAAAATCCATACTAAATGGAAATATATCCGAAATATCAAGTCAAATTGATATCAAATTAAAACATGCCATACAAAAAGAAGATTTTGAAACCGCTATCAAATTAAAAGAAATTAGAAATTCTTTAATAGAAATTAATCAAATCCAAATCGTTACAAAAACCAATAATTTAAACATAGATTATGTCCATGTTCATCCAGGAGAAAATGTAAATACAATAATAGTATTAAAATATAGAAATGGAAAATTAGTTGAAAGAGATGCAAACTTTGATGAGAGTATATGCAAAGAAAATGAGCTGATTTTACAATTTTTGATTCAATATTACACATCTATTAATATGATAGTACCAGACAAAATTCATATTTTTCTCAAAGATATCGACACTAAAAATGTTGAAAAACTAATAAATGAAATTAAAAATACAAAAACAGAAATTATTTACAAAGAAACAGAAGAAATTTTAAAAATAATGGAAATGGCCATATCTAATGCTGAATTATCTTTAAGAGAATATGAGAATAAAAGCACCAAAGCACTTGAAAGTTTGAAAATTGTTTTAGAAATGGACAAACTTCCCAAAATAATTGAAGGATTTGACATTGCTCATCTTAAAGGTCAAGAAACAGTAGCTTCTATGGTTACTTTTAAAATGGGAATGCCTTTTAAAGAAAACTACAGGCTTTACAAACTAAATTCACTATTAAAAGGAGAAATTGACGACTTTAAGGCAATAAAAGAAGTAATATCAAGAAGATATTCAGAAATAATTAATAACAACTTAGAACTACCGAATTTAATTTTAATTGACGGGGGCAAAGGACAATTAAATGCCGCTCTTTCTATCTTAAAGGGCTTAAAAATAGAAAACAAAGTTAAAGTCTGCTCGTTGGCAAAAAAACAAGAAACAATATTCTTAACAACTAACAAAAAAGGAATAAATCTACCCCAAGGACATCCTGCTCTTAGAATACTGCAAAATGTAAGAGACGAAGCACACAGAAAGGCCAACGGATTTAACAAAAAAAGAAGAGAAAAAATAACCCTATTGTATACAAAAATACACGGAATTGGAGAAAAAACAGCCCAAAAAATATTAAAATCAATTGGAACCTATAAAGATATATTGCCTTTAAGTGAAAACGAAATTTCAGAAAAAATAAAAGTAAACGTGCAACTTGCAAAAAGAATAAAAGAATTTGCAATAAAAGAGAACTCCATAAAAAATAATAATCAAGATAAATAA
- a CDS encoding fibronectin type III domain-containing protein, producing the protein MRLILMLLLXFLCFSTLLSQELKLILDSKKNFKFIQDFSNVTFERDMRGLLGIYLDRYKAVLDLNNIDLRLEIGRDNKLKDTSSNYLVSAKSLRVSNEFRNVSNGSLIFYSNQNPVKFKPLTKKAFFFSGNTVSDFTIKFWVYRTTSVTGEIIFSWDGYKKINNSWVDQSIRLESDEGNFVWVLNNVFLKDNKNPIKIRMKSNDDFIPKKWHLHTLRYRQKDGILEYLIDSKPQAIEYITDDKKEGSGYLLSIGNFIDFTLGTYFTGAVENLEIHKSFEEVSSAFFSKNMGYIITEPIKLSKYYSQVLSFDVDSNVPKDTEIVYYYRLDNKVFYDTDSHGNIKKNLTGAWIHFDPKKDFPDSKISKYIQIKVEFYPSGDSVSSPSLYSMSITYVPEAAPFPPVITKVIPGSREVFIEWIPVVNSSVEGYYIYIGVVSGNYHGKTGGGVLTSPIDVGNQTSFKITGLEDGRLYYISIAAYNLDKSVNKTSFSKEISVRPMEIFKKYE; encoded by the coding sequence ATGAGATTAATTTTAATGCTCTTGCTAYCTTTTTTGTGCTTTTCTACTCTGTTATCTCAAGAATTGAAGTTGATACTTGATTCGAAAAAAAATTTTAAATTTATTCAAGATTTTAGCAATGTTACTTTTGAAAGGGATATGAGGGGTTTGCTTGGTATTTATTTGGATAGATATAAAGCTGTTTTAGATTTGAATAATATTGATTTGCGCTTAGAAATAGGAAGGGATAATAAATTAAAAGACACATCTTCAAATTATTTAGTTAGTGCAAAAAGTTTGAGAGTTTCAAATGAATTTCGTAATGTTTCTAATGGCTCTTTAATTTTTTATTCAAATCAAAATCCTGTTAAGTTTAAGCCACTTACAAAGAAAGCGTTCTTTTTTTCAGGCAATACTGTGTCTGATTTTACTATTAAGTTTTGGGTATATCGAACAACGTCTGTTACAGGAGAAATTATTTTTAGTTGGGATGGTTATAAAAAGATTAATAATTCGTGGGTAGATCAGTCTATTAGATTAGAAAGCGATGAGGGAAATTTTGTTTGGGTTTTAAACAATGTATTTTTAAAAGACAATAAAAATCCTATCAAAATTAGAATGAAAAGTAATGATGATTTTATTCCAAAGAAATGGCATTTGCATACTTTAAGATATAGGCAAAAGGACGGCATACTTGAATATTTGATAGATTCTAAACCTCAGGCAATAGAATATATAACAGATGATAAGAAGGAAGGATCAGGATATTTATTAAGTATTGGTAATTTTATTGATTTTACCTTAGGAACTTATTTTACTGGTGCGGTTGAGAATTTGGAAATACATAAAAGCTTTGAAGAGGTTAGTAGTGCTTTTTTCTCAAAGAATATGGGATACATTATTACAGAGCCTATTAAGCTTTCTAAATATTATTCTCAAGTGTTATCCTTTGATGTTGATTCTAATGTTCCTAAGGATACAGAGATTGTTTATTATTACAGATTAGATAATAAGGTATTTTATGATACAGATAGTCATGGGAATATTAAAAAAAATTTAACTGGGGCATGGATTCATTTTGATCCTAAAAAAGATTTTCCAGATTCAAAGATATCAAAATATATTCAAATAAAAGTTGAATTTTATCCTAGTGGAGATTCTGTAAGTAGTCCTTCTCTTTATAGTATGTCAATTACTTACGTTCCTGAAGCAGCTCCATTTCCTCCTGTGATAACAAAAGTTATTCCAGGTTCCAGAGAAGTTTTTATTGAATGGATTCCTGTTGTTAATAGCAGTGTTGAGGGGTATTACATTTATATTGGTGTTGTTTCTGGTAATTATCATGGAAAAACCGGCGGCGGTGTTTTAACTTCTCCTATTGATGTTGGAAATCAAACTTCTTTTAAGATTACAGGACTTGAAGACGGAAGACTTTACTATATTAGTATTGCCGCTTACAATTTGGATAAAAGTGTTAATAAGACTTCTTTTTCAAAGGAAATTTCTGTAAGGCCTATGGAGATTTTTAAAAAATATGAATAA
- a CDS encoding tetratricopeptide repeat protein produces the protein MNNFSFEKALNFYKNGDFKSSLDNLDVFDENFDSLALKALIYFKKKDYKALLYVLNTYPVVLSEYNFLVKLIDYGKIEKNKDDLGPFENYNLGVFYFNLKEYKLALSCFLKAKEQKSDFVQALNNSAVLFEMLDNKDEALKLFFEARDLDQNNSLVKLNIWILKNSASLQAASFLKVDKIFFDANLALVVNYLMYYFYSIGEISRAIRLSEKFLTDSHYSKYIWHNRATIFHKIGNMTQATTSYVKAILNFPNIYTIYNMHIATVELLKFSPKKSIERMVNDYSNLDLIYLYATLFFLRNRDLEDAYFYMKKLCELNPEPYSKFLKLLESSEDMLIETLLEEFAVSLRVNWYLEYLFFIDNSLNLRDPIFVFDHNIRVNTYIWRIKDECIELKFSNNEEKMVQEILHEECILPEIDISIGDFQNLIEAYKEFRINY, from the coding sequence ATGAATAACTTTAGTTTTGAGAAGGCTTTAAATTTTTATAAAAATGGTGATTTTAAAAGCTCTCTTGATAATTTAGATGTTTTTGATGAGAATTTTGATTCTCTTGCACTTAAAGCGCTTATTTATTTCAAGAAAAAGGATTATAAGGCTCTTTTATATGTTTTAAATACTTATCCTGTTGTTTTGAGCGAATATAATTTTTTAGTTAAACTTATAGATTATGGCAAAATTGAAAAAAATAAAGATGATTTAGGTCCTTTTGAGAATTATAATTTAGGTGTTTTTTATTTTAATTTAAAAGAATATAAACTTGCTTTAAGTTGTTTTTTAAAAGCTAAAGAGCAAAAATCTGATTTTGTACAAGCTTTAAACAATAGTGCTGTCTTATTCGAAATGTTGGATAACAAAGACGAGGCTTTAAAATTATTTTTTGAGGCTAGAGATTTGGATCAAAACAATTCTCTAGTTAAGCTTAATATTTGGATTTTAAAAAATAGTGCATCTCTTCAAGCAGCAAGCTTTTTAAAAGTAGATAAAATTTTTTTTGATGCCAATCTTGCTCTTGTTGTTAATTATTTAATGTATTATTTTTATTCTATTGGGGAAATAAGCAGAGCAATTAGGCTTTCTGAGAAATTTTTAACAGACTCTCATTATTCTAAATATATTTGGCACAATAGGGCAACTATTTTTCATAAAATAGGCAACATGACTCAAGCCACAACATCTTATGTTAAAGCTATTTTAAATTTTCCTAATATTTATACGATCTACAATATGCATATTGCAACAGTTGAGCTTTTAAAATTTTCTCCTAAAAAGTCTATTGAGAGAATGGTTAATGATTATTCTAACTTAGATTTGATATATTTATATGCAACCTTATTTTTTCTTAGAAATCGTGATCTTGAGGATGCCTATTTTTATATGAAAAAACTTTGTGAGCTTAATCCAGAGCCTTATTCAAAATTTTTAAAATTGCTTGAGTCCAGCGAGGATATGTTAATTGAAACTCTGCTTGAAGAATTTGCAGTATCTTTAAGAGTAAATTGGTATTTAGAGTATTTATTTTTTATTGACAATTCTTTAAATTTGAGAGATCCTATTTTTGTTTTTGATCACAATATAAGAGTAAATACGTATATTTGGAGAATTAAAGATGAGTGCATTGAATTAAAATTTAGCAACAATGAGGAAAAAATGGTTCAAGAAATCTTGCATGAAGAATGTATTTTGCCCGAAATTGACATTTCTATTGGGGATTTTCAAAATTTAATAGAAGCTTATAAAGAGTTTAGAATAAATTACTAA
- a CDS encoding lipoprotein, which yields MKTRIIIFLSILSILSCSKSVSSKVNSEFEIKTKNIKENEILQNNNILHIDAKIPFMENANFEFENLIKKWKKDIENKISNPENSKNEYFYFSNFTIFKNENIGITSILYKESFREKESSTFLKYYSLNLKGNKKIEISEIISKDQLDSLINVLKEQLNSRIKDFYVKGKHSQKELEKKFTTIFPRYKYYFKNNQIIVFYNPFSNDCNGCDKIEFQFPIHENTENEYQPNKNLHSQS from the coding sequence GTGAAAACTAGAATAATCATTTTTCTTTCAATATTATCTATTCTATCATGCTCTAAATCAGTCTCAAGTAAAGTTAATTCCGAATTTGAAATTAAAACTAAAAATATCAAAGAAAATGAAATACTGCAAAACAATAATATTCTCCATATAGATGCAAAAATTCCTTTTATGGAAAATGCAAACTTTGAATTTGAAAATCTTATAAAAAAATGGAAAAAAGACATCGAAAATAAAATATCAAACCCCGAAAACTCAAAAAATGAATATTTTTATTTTTCCAATTTTACAATATTTAAAAATGAAAATATTGGCATTACATCTATTTTATACAAAGAATCTTTCAGAGAAAAAGAATCAAGCACTTTCTTGAAATATTATTCTTTAAACCTAAAAGGAAACAAAAAAATAGAAATTTCAGAAATAATATCAAAAGATCAGCTAGACTCTCTAATAAACGTATTAAAAGAACAGCTAAATAGTAGAATTAAAGATTTTTATGTTAAAGGAAAACACAGTCAAAAAGAATTGGAAAAAAAATTCACAACAATCTTTCCAAGATATAAATATTATTTTAAAAATAACCAAATTATAGTTTTTTATAATCCATTCTCAAATGATTGTAATGGCTGCGATAAAATTGAGTTTCAATTCCCCATACATGAAAACACAGAAAATGAATATCAACCAAACAAAAACCTTCACTCTCAGTCTTAA
- the dnaX gene encoding DNA polymerase III subunit gamma/tau has translation MASSRGTALKKRPRDFNSLEGQDFVVETLKHSIEKNKIANAYIFSGPRGVGKTSSARAFARCLNCRNGPTVMPCGECSNCKSIENDSSLDVVEIDGASNTSVQDIRQIKEEIMFPPAISKYRIYIIDEVHMLSNSAFNALLKTIEEPPNYIVFIFATTESHKLPETIKSRCQHFSFKLLSLDKIYNMLKKVCLEDDIKYEDEALKWIAYKSSGSVRDAYTLFDQIVSFTDSNIKLDQIRSKMGLTNDEFLEKLSVSILGEDVKELICVLDSIFLSGVSYEQFLLDSIEFFREALFLKIGIKNFEFIGIKSEDLRKKLIEFDLNYLERIIVVLLETYRDLQFSVNPRYELEINFIKILRLKSYVPNHVLIKQIQNLEDNLLENIATDSNNFDVLSNNKSEDDLAFIPSKSSLKCEFPEIKSLEKEEADRDENLSTKIDKNILETNSIDEIDEIFIEDDNASNSNDFIDIRDKFIYIVSRYVQTLVHSGEVAIDDNVLYYKVFSEFEYNELQNYKGEIRSEFYKEFPNLSIVFQKNFKNLEKDFEKLETVKNIFGASEVLEG, from the coding sequence ATGGCGTCTTCAAGAGGCACTGCTCTTAAGAAACGCCCCAGAGATTTCAACTCTCTTGAAGGGCAAGACTTTGTTGTTGAAACTCTAAAGCATTCTATAGAGAAAAATAAAATAGCTAATGCTTATATCTTTTCAGGGCCAAGAGGCGTTGGTAAAACTTCATCAGCCAGGGCTTTTGCCAGATGCTTAAATTGCAGGAATGGTCCAACAGTTATGCCATGTGGGGAGTGCAGCAATTGTAAATCTATTGAGAATGATAGCAGCCTTGATGTTGTTGAAATTGATGGTGCCTCAAACACTTCGGTTCAAGATATTAGGCAAATTAAAGAAGAGATAATGTTTCCTCCTGCAATTTCTAAATATAGAATATATATTATTGACGAAGTTCATATGCTTTCCAATTCTGCTTTTAATGCTCTTTTAAAGACAATTGAAGAGCCTCCAAATTATATTGTTTTTATTTTTGCCACTACAGAGTCACACAAGCTTCCAGAGACAATAAAAAGCAGATGTCAACATTTTAGTTTTAAACTTTTATCTTTAGATAAGATTTACAATATGCTTAAGAAAGTTTGTTTAGAGGATGATATTAAATATGAAGATGAAGCTTTAAAATGGATTGCATATAAAAGTAGTGGTAGCGTAAGAGATGCTTATACTCTTTTTGATCAGATAGTTTCTTTTACTGATTCTAACATTAAATTAGATCAAATAAGATCCAAGATGGGCTTAACCAATGATGAATTTTTAGAAAAGTTGTCAGTTAGCATTCTTGGTGAAGATGTGAAAGAGTTAATTTGTGTTCTTGATTCTATTTTTTTATCTGGAGTGTCTTATGAGCAATTTCTTTTAGATTCAATCGAATTTTTTAGAGAGGCATTATTTTTAAAGATAGGTATTAAAAATTTTGAGTTTATTGGAATTAAATCTGAGGATTTGAGAAAGAAATTAATTGAGTTTGATTTGAACTATCTTGAAAGAATTATTGTTGTTTTGCTTGAAACTTACAGGGATTTGCAATTTTCGGTTAATCCAAGATATGAGCTTGAGATTAATTTTATTAAAATTTTAAGACTTAAAAGTTATGTTCCAAATCATGTTTTAATAAAGCAAATTCAAAATCTTGAAGACAATCTGTTAGAAAATATTGCTACAGATTCAAACAATTTTGATGTTTTATCAAATAATAAGAGCGAAGATGATTTGGCTTTTATTCCATCAAAATCTAGTTTAAAATGTGAATTTCCCGAAATCAAATCTTTAGAAAAAGAGGAGGCTGATCGTGATGAAAATTTATCAACAAAAATTGATAAAAATATTTTAGAGACCAATAGTATTGACGAGATTGATGAGATTTTTATTGAAGATGATAATGCGAGTAATTCAAATGATTTTATTGATATAAGAGATAAATTTATTTATATTGTTTCAAGATATGTTCAAACTTTAGTTCATTCGGGAGAGGTTGCTATTGATGACAATGTTCTTTATTATAAGGTGTTTAGTGAGTTTGAATATAATGAGCTTCAAAATTATAAAGGTGAGATAAGATCTGAATTTTACAAAGAATTCCCCAATTTAAGCATTGTGTTTCAGAAAAATTTTAAAAACCTTGAAAAGGATTTTGAAAAACTAGAAACTGTAAAAAATATTTTTGGAGCAAGTGAAGTTCTGGAGGGATAA